DNA from Stenotrophomonas indicatrix:
TCACCGGATTGCAGCATCGTGAGCGCTGTTCTGCAGAGACCCTCTCCGATGCGCCGGTACCTCCTTTCCGTTCTGCTGGCCGCCAGCAGCTTCGCCGCCACCGCCCAGGACCGTTTCGTGCCCGTGGAGCAGCGTCTCAGCGCGGCCCAGCTGGCCGAAGTGGGCCTGGACGCGACCCAGCTGCAGACCCTGAACCGCGTGCTGCGCGAGGCCGAGGCATCTACGCCCGTACCCACGCGGGCGGCGGTTGCGGCCAACACCGGCGCGCCGTTGCCGGCCAACGTTCCCGCCCCGGCGGCGATGCACCTGGGCCTGGAAGAGGGGCCAGTCAGCGCGCGCGTGGTCGGCGACGTCGCGGGTTGGCAGCCGGGCTCGGTGTTCACCCTCGACAACGGTCAGCAGTGGCAGGTGATGAAGGGCCAGATGAAGCTGCGCAAGACCCTGCAGGCACCGCAGATCGAGGTGATTCCGGGTATCGCCGGGCGCTGGTTCCTGCAGGTCGACGAAGATCTGCCGAAGGCACGCGTGTTCCGCCTGCGCTGACCGCGCGCACCGCAGCGGGCCGATCAGGCAACGCAGCCGTGGGCCGACGGTGCCAGAATGGCGGTCTGGTTTCCCACGGAGTTGTCTGATGACCCGAACCGTCCTGATTACCGGCGCCACGTCCGGCTTCGGCGCCGCTGCCGTACACCGCTTCGCCCAGGCGGGCTGGAAAGTGATCGCCACCGGCCGTCGCAGCGAACGCCTGCAGCCGCTGGTCGAGCGCTACGGCAAGGAGGTGGTGCACGCGGCCGTGTTCGACGTGCGTGATCCGGTCGCGATGGAAGCGGCACTGCTGGCGCTGCCGCCGGCCTTCGGTGACATCGATCTGCTGGTCAACAATGCCGGTCTCGCCCAGGGCACCGCGCCGGCGCAGAGCGCCAGCCTGAAGGACTGGACGACGATGATCGACACCAACATCACCGCGCTGGTCACCCTGACCCATCGCCTGTTGCCGCAGCTGGTGGAGCGCAAGGGCGCCATCATCAACATTTCGTCGGTGGCCGGTGTCTATCCGTATCCGGGCGGCAACGCCTATGGCGGCACCAAGGCGTTCGTCAGCCAGTTCTCGCTGGGCCTGCGTTCGGACCTGCACGGTACCGGCGTACGCGTGACCACCATCGAACCGGGCATGGCCGAAACCGAGTTCACCGTGGTCCGCACCCATGGCGACCAGGTTGCGTCGGACAAGCTCTACACCGGCGCCAACCCGATGACCGCCGAAGACATCGCCGAGCAGATCTTCTGGGTGGCGAGCCTGCCCCCGCACCTGAACATCAATCGCCTGGAACTGATGCCGGTCAGCCAGTCGTTCGCCGGTTTCCAGGTTGCCCGCGAGAGCTGATCCGCTGTCTGCAGCGTCGAGCCCGGCGCTGCACGGGCAAAAAAAAAGCCGGGCAATGCCCGGCTTTTTTCATTATGCCCGCACGCTTACTGCGCCTTGATCGCCATCGCCTGCAGGCCGGTGCCATCCAGCTTCTGCTTGGCTTCGGAAAGCTCACCGGCGGTGCCATAGGGCCCCATGCGTACGCGGTACACGGTCTTGCCGTTGATCTGCGCCGACTCCACGCGTGCGGCCAGGCCCATCATCGCCAGCTTGGCCTTGGTCGCTTCGGCATCGCCGGACGCGCCGAACGCACCGGCCTGCAGGATGTAGCGGGCGTTGTCGGCCGTTGCCGGGGCTGCTGCGGTGCTGGCGGCGGCCGGCGCGGTTTCGCTGCGTGCCGCAGGAGCGGCGGCACCGGTGCTGGTGCTGGCCGGCGCGGTGGTGGCCGCTGGCGCGGCGGTCGTCGGGCGTTCACTCACCGGCGTCGGCAGCGGACGGCTGGTGGCGGTCACCGGCGCGGTGCTGGCAACGCTCGCCGTCGCCGCAGGGGCTGCGGCCACAACCGCCGCCGGCACGGGCTTGCCTTCCAGTGCGGCCTGCGCGCGCTGCGCTTCGGCCTTGCTCCGACGCTGTTCCTCGGCGCGCGCGCTGGCGGCCAGTTCGGCGTCGGACATCTCCACTTCCTTGCCAGGCAGCAGGGTGTAGAAGTCGTACTGGGTGGCCGCCGGCTTTTCCGGCTCAGCCGGCTTCGGCGTGGCCGGCTGTGCGGCCGGCTGGGTGCCGACATCGCCTTCGCCATCGGCCACCGGCGCGGGCTGCGCGTTCGGGTTCGGCTGCGGACCGGCGCGCAGGAAGCCATCGCCCTCGCCCTTGAACAGGTTCGGCGCCGCCAGGAACACCACGGCGGCGATCGCCACGCCGGCAACCAGCCACACCCATCCGGGCGTGCCTTGGCTGCTGTTGCGCCGAGCCTGTGTCTTGCCGCGTCGTGCTGCCATGTCTACTGCGTCTCCTGAGGCTTACATTTTTTCCGGGGCGGAAACGCCCAGGAGGTCGAGGCCGTTGGCCAGTACCTGGCGCGCCGCGCAGGCCAGGGTCAACTTGGCATTGCGATCGGTCGCGTCGTCCACCAGCACCGGCGTCCCGTGATACCACGTGTGGAAGGCGTGCGCCAATTCGCGCAGGTACTGCGCGACCAGATGCGGTTCCAGCGCCACGCCAGCCGCTTCCACCACTTCCGGATAACGCGAGATCTCGTTCATCAGGGCCAGCGATGCGTCATCGGCCAGGCGGCCCAGATTGGACAGGCCGGTGCCCTGTTCGTAGACCAGACCCTTCTCCTGCGCCTGGCGCAGCAGGCTGCAGACACGGGCATGTGCGTACTGCACGTAGAACACCGGGTTGTCGTTGCTCTGCTGACGGGCCAGGTCGATGTCGAAGGTCAGCTGTGAATCGGGCTTGCGTGCGATCAGGAACCAGCGGGTCGCGTCGCGGCCGGCTTCTTCGATGAGGTCGCGCAGGGTGAAGTAGCTGCCGGCACGCTTGGACAGCTTCACTTCCTCGCCGCCGCGCATGACGGTGACCATCTGGTGCAGCACGTATTCCGGCCAGCCCTGCGGGATGCCCACTTCCATGGCCTGCAGGCCGGCACGCACGCGCGCCAGTGAACCGTGGTGGTCCGCGCCCAGTTCGGTGATCGCGCGCTCGTAGCCGCGCTGCCACTTCGACAGGTGGTAGGCCACGTCCGGCACGAAGTAGGTGAAGGTGCCGTCGGACTTGCGCATCACGCGGTCCTTGTCGTCACCGAAGTCGGTGCTGCGCAGCCACAGCGCGCCGCCTTCCTCATAGGTATGGCCCGACGCCTGCAGCTT
Protein-coding regions in this window:
- a CDS encoding SDR family NAD(P)-dependent oxidoreductase; translated protein: MTRTVLITGATSGFGAAAVHRFAQAGWKVIATGRRSERLQPLVERYGKEVVHAAVFDVRDPVAMEAALLALPPAFGDIDLLVNNAGLAQGTAPAQSASLKDWTTMIDTNITALVTLTHRLLPQLVERKGAIINISSVAGVYPYPGGNAYGGTKAFVSQFSLGLRSDLHGTGVRVTTIEPGMAETEFTVVRTHGDQVASDKLYTGANPMTAEDIAEQIFWVASLPPHLNINRLELMPVSQSFAGFQVARES
- a CDS encoding SPOR domain-containing protein, which produces MAARRGKTQARRNSSQGTPGWVWLVAGVAIAAVVFLAAPNLFKGEGDGFLRAGPQPNPNAQPAPVADGEGDVGTQPAAQPATPKPAEPEKPAATQYDFYTLLPGKEVEMSDAELAASARAEEQRRSKAEAQRAQAALEGKPVPAAVVAAAPAATASVASTAPVTATSRPLPTPVSERPTTAAPAATTAPASTSTGAAAPAARSETAPAAASTAAAPATADNARYILQAGAFGASGDAEATKAKLAMMGLAARVESAQINGKTVYRVRMGPYGTAGELSEAKQKLDGTGLQAMAIKAQ
- the argS gene encoding arginine--tRNA ligase yields the protein MKNLLRALISQGIEALRANGTLPVDSLPPDFVVERPKTRDHGDFATNAAMLLAKAARSNPRALAQALVEALPRSEDVSKVEIAGPGFINFHLAPAAYQREAVTVIKEGADYGRNLSGNGRTVGVEYVSANPTGPLHVGHGRAAAIGDCVARVLDANGWNAKREFYYNDAGVQIENLALSTQARVKGIAPDQEGWPEGGYRGDYIADVARAYMSGASVDLEGTLVVGAKDPDDLQAIRRFAVAYLRNEQNLDLAAFGVDFDIYFLESSLYADGKVAEAVAKLQASGHTYEEGGALWLRSTDFGDDKDRVMRKSDGTFTYFVPDVAYHLSKWQRGYERAITELGADHHGSLARVRAGLQAMEVGIPQGWPEYVLHQMVTVMRGGEEVKLSKRAGSYFTLRDLIEEAGRDATRWFLIARKPDSQLTFDIDLARQQSNDNPVFYVQYAHARVCSLLRQAQEKGLVYEQGTGLSNLGRLADDASLALMNEISRYPEVVEAAGVALEPHLVAQYLRELAHAFHTWYHGTPVLVDDATDRNAKLTLACAARQVLANGLDLLGVSAPEKM